A genomic region of Lytechinus pictus isolate F3 Inbred chromosome 2, Lp3.0, whole genome shotgun sequence contains the following coding sequences:
- the LOC129253920 gene encoding uncharacterized protein LOC129253920 — protein MEYFVLVFLAPLTVVCLCCVIMFYYRRSSRLASHSSSLPTSSYSITSDNPPVPVNQSPLIPSHRFSAQHQQERLRKQREMVCSHSESTEKFPTSVCLPDEDEPQHMRDNVRIHREVMTENGIRAPPNRTVYDSERQDLMIQCRSKTENLQRHPVRRSPSNASNGSQSKRGGIGSRAGVGGGYKHGATAVTTTTATLQGGGLEAIDSETRSPLNLVDSDSEGPPPYASLVQTKNNIINVCDDSRVSTSNSTDGLLQCQQPPCTPPCQPNTNGRFNASARGANRGSGVRLKHEGADCV, from the exons atggaatattttgttttggtgTTTCTGGCGCCGTTGACTGTCGTGTGTCTGTGCTGTGTCATCATGTTTTACTACCGTCGCAGCAGCCGCCTAGCATCACACTCTTCTTCGCTACCAACCTCCAGTTACTCTATTACGTCAGACAATCCTCCCGTACCG GTTAATCAGTCACCTCTGATACCAAGCCATAGATTCTCTGCGCAGCATCAGCAAGAGAGGCTAAGAAAGCAACGCGAGATGGTCTGTTCACACAGTGAGTCAACGGAGAAGTTCCCCACGTCAGTATGTCTCCCGGACGAGGACGAACCACAGCACATGCGTGACAATGTTAGAATACACCGGGAGGTTATGACAGAAAACGGCATCAGAGCACCGCCAAATCGGACTGTATATGACAGTGAGAGGCAAGATTTAATGATACAGTGTCGTAGCAAAACGGAAAACCTTCAGCGGCATCCGGTGAGGCGGAGCCCGTCGAATGCATCGAACGGCTCGCAATCCAAGCGGGGCGGAATCGGGAGTCGGGCAGGGGTTGGTGGAGGATATAAACATGGTGCAACAGCGGTGACGACGACGACAGCGACGTTACAAGGAGGAGGATTGGAGGCGATTGACAGCGAGACGCGCAGCCCGTTGAACTTAGTAGACTCTGATTCGGAAGGGCCACCGCCGTACGCGAGCTTAGTCCAgacaaaaaacaatattatcAATGTGTGTGATGATAGTAGAGTCAGTACAAGTAACAGCACAGATGGACTCCTGCAATGCCAACAACCACCCTGCACTCCTCCTTGTCAACCAAACACTAATGGAAGATTTAATGCCAGTGCTCGAGGGGCAAATAGGGGCAGTGGAGTCAGACTAAAGCATGAAGGTGCAGACTGTGTCTGA